The following coding sequences lie in one Gorilla gorilla gorilla isolate KB3781 chromosome 5, NHGRI_mGorGor1-v2.1_pri, whole genome shotgun sequence genomic window:
- the LOC101140382 gene encoding uncharacterized protein isoform X1, producing MAGVLTCQDLETEKGLDLQTWTALDCAWPGRSGSRTPSSSQSVPPTPNPLHPGEELGPSATAQVGLLGAKDWRPRDCGAGLVGPLLPTKQYRPPGRPKAEFADAEAKAQENKDPRHFL from the exons ATGGCTGGGGTCTTGACTTGCCAAG ATCTGGAAACGGAGAAGGGACTGGATCTCCAAACTTGGACTGCCTTggactgcgcctggcctggaaggTCTGGGTCCAGGACTCCGAGCTCAAGTCAGTCTGTTCCCCCAACCCCTAACCCACTGCATCCGGGTGAGGAGTTGGGCCCGAGCGCCACAGCGCAGGTAGGGTTGTTAGGAGCGAAAGACTGGAGACCCAGGGACTGTGGGGCTGGGCTGGTGGGGCCACTGCTACCGACTAAGCAGTACAGGCCGCCTGGAAGACCCAAGGCGGAGTTCGCTGATGCGGAAGCCAAGGCACAGGAAAATAAGGATCCGCGCCATTTCTTGTGA
- the LOC101140382 gene encoding uncharacterized protein isoform X2 has translation MKMSNRVSDTLQKHQRRSSFPWPSQPNLPLPLSPGDDNGWGLDLPRSGNGEGTGSPNLDCLGLRLAWKVWVQDSELKSVCSPNP, from the exons atgaaaatgtcaaacaGGGTGTCTGACACCCTCCAGAAGCACCAGAGGAGAAGCAGCTTTCCTTGGCCTTCCCAG ccaaatctccctctgcctctctcccctGGTGACGACAATGGCTGGGGTCTTGACTTGCCAAG ATCTGGAAACGGAGAAGGGACTGGATCTCCAAACTTGGACTGCCTTggactgcgcctggcctggaaggTCTGGGTCCAGGACTCCGAGCTCAAGTCAGTCTGTTCCCCCAACCCCTAA